The genomic interval gttcgagccccgcgttgggctctgtgctgacagctcagagcctggagcccgtttcagattctgtgtctccctctctctctctgcccctcccctgttcatgctctctctctgtctcaaaaataaataaaagttaaaaaaaaaaaatctaagcgtCGCTGCTTTACAGAAATCGCGTAAGCGACGTCAACGTTTCACGGAGGGGTGAGACCGACGGCCAGGTCGGGAAGTGCACGTTCAACAGAGGTGGCCGGCGTCAGGCAAATGTTCCCAGCAGGCAGAGCAAAAGCTGGGCCAGCGTCAGGGCAGAAGGGGCCCGGGGGGGAATGGGGGCCCAGCCTGGGGCGGGAGTGGCCCCGGTGGGAGCTGCCCAGAAGCCGTACCGATAATGATCCTAGTCATCCTGCTCTGTTCCTCTGCAGAGCTGGCCTGCAGTCCTTGATGAATCTGGTGTGCGGCCAGGTCAAAGAGGTCCAGGTAATCTTCCACGGGGTAGCGGTCCCGAAGCCCATCTCTCAGGCGGACGATTCCTACGAGAACCAAGAAGCCCACGTTACTGAGAACGAAAGTGTCAACGGCCGGACAGTGGCCTCCTGGGAAGTAACCAGAGAGGGATATGAAGGCCCGGGGGCCCACCGGAGTAAGCTGCAGGAGGGGGCTCACAAGAAGGACGCCTGCAAACTGGCTGTCCTCTTTAATCCGTGCACGCTTCAGGGAGCGGAAGGCCACCATTCAGCCCCAAGTGGCAGCTTCAAGGACAGCCCGCCTGTTCGAGATCTATCAAAGCATCTGCTTGGAGGGCCAGAGACTTGGGGGCTGGTCACCACGTGCGCCAGACGGGCCCTAAAGTGGCTGAGCAGCGATGGCATCCAGAAGGCACGTGCTGTATCAGACAGAAAAGGGAGTTTTTTatctgagtttctgtttctgGCCTGTGGGATCAGGCAGCTTGTCTGTCTGCCTCAACAAGGGGAATGGACAGTCCCGGGACAAACGCTCGGTTGAACCCACTAGTCATTCTGGCATCGACCCACGCAGCCCAACTGTGCCCCTTGCCTTAAAAGCAGgtaaattttggggcgcctgggtggggcagtcggttaagtgtccgacttcagccaggtcacgatctcgcggtccgtgagttcgagccccgcgtcaggctctgggctgatggctcagagcctggagcctgtttccgattctgtgtctccctctctctctgcccctcccccgttcgtgctctgtctctctctgtcccaaaaaaaataaataaacgttggaaaaaaaaaaaaaaaaaacgggtaAATTTCACGTGGAAATATGTTAACAACACACTGTCCCAAACCACAACCATCAAGGTTAACGGAAAGCGGAGAGAAAACACCCGTGTGCAAAACAGCAAGAGGTTCAAGGAGACCCTGGGGATCGGATTCCAGAAGCATGTTCCTGGgcttccctcttccctgccagTGGGAAGCTGGGTTTCATCAGGGCAAATGGTGAGCTGTGCAGGGAAATCACCCTATGTGAAACCGGGGCTCCCATAGCCGCTGCTGccaaaccacaaaagacacatTTACGCTTCTGTTCATCCGCTCCGGGAAGGACATCAAAAGTATGAAGTCAATTTGTCAGGACACAAACAGGACTTGGTCGAAACTCAGGTTCTACTAAGGAAAACTTTAAAGATTCCCTTCTAAGCAACCTGGGTCCTTTGCCTGAAACACGCCCTCGTGTCCCACCCGAGCTCTGACCTTTGTCAAAGGGACCAAACATCTCCTGGCAGAAGGGAAAAGGTTAAGAGGAAACAGTGACATGAGGGCTGCAGGGTGGCTCCGGCTGGGTGGGGGCGGTATCCACGGTCACCCCTGTGGCAAAGGGGTGCTGCGAGCAAGGTCGCCCGGAATTATCTCCATGTGATGGATGTTCACTCTGAACTTGAGGCAGACGGATGGAGCAGGTCAGAGCAAGTTAGGCCCGAAGCAGCTTGATGACGTGTTCACGGTCCTGGGAGAAGCCAGCCAGAAGCTCAAACTTCACCCAGCGTGGCAGCCTTTGTAGTGTTCCCTAGGCAGGGGGGGTGCTGGGGGCGGGAGGAGCTCTGGCAGGAACGGTGCAGAGCTGGGGGCAGACAGCCCCAGAAATACGCCCACCTGGCACTTAACCACTCACCGCTGGCAGGTGTACCAAAGCTCTTCAGAACAAGAGTAGCTGCTGATTCTGCACCCTTCCCCTTGCCCTGTATACAGccggcactcaataaatgctccCTTGGTGACTGGGagctgggttccagccccactggAGGTTTGAGTCGGGGTGGCCCTGGATTCGCGAACGGTCAGCTCCCTGCGACTCGGGGACCTGCCCACCCTCCCTGGCGGGGCCTAGCACCACGGGACCTGGGATGGAAGCCGGAAACCACTTTAGGAGGAAGGCGGGAGGCGGGGACAGGAAGAAGCGCGCAGGCGCAGGCCCCTCCCCTCGCGGCGGCAGCTGGCGCTCACCAAAGCGCTTCCGGGTCCACCAGTGGGGCTCCTTGATGGCGGAGAACTTGACTTCCGGGTGCAGCCGGAGGCGGTCGTAGAGGTCGGTGGTGCCACACTTGGGCTGCCCGATGATGTAGAAGCGCGGCAGGCAGCGGAGGCGGAAGTGCTTCCCGCTGGCGTGGGACAGGTGGCCCCAGAAGGCCTTGCGCAGGGCGTCGAAGGTGGAGCGGAAGCGCTTGGAGTAGAGCACGTAGGAGTTGGTGAGGTAGGGGTCGGTGGTGTTCCTACCCGTGAACTCCTCGTACCAGCAGGGGCTCTTGCTATTTGGAAGAAATTTATTGGGGATTACCGAAAACATCTGCaacgagaaagaaaaaaagggagagacacaCGGAGGGGGCACAATTAGCAAGAACGCGTTCTAACCGCGATGCGATCATGCCCTAACCCTCGCTACGGTGTCCGCGTTTCAGCTGTTATGTGACAATGGCTAAGCacgaaaataaagcaaaacttggTAAATAGCCAAGGCCATGTTTTCTCCTTAGAccaaaataaaactagaatttgGAGAGAATGAAGATAAAAGCTTACTCAAAATCCATTCTACCatgatttatctttcttttctctcacacGCGCGCACAGCAATCTAATTAAATTTCACAGTTGGAATCTTTTTACTAGTTGTGTATTTAAGTGACCATTAGGGACAAAAATACTAATTAGGACACAATAGACACAGGATTCTGGTGATCTACAAAAGCAACTTGAACCACCATGGCCGCGTTTCAAGTCCTGCGATGAAATTATGAGAAGGGGAGGCCCTTCTGGTATTTCTAGCTTCGCCCTTCAGTACTTCGAGTTTCCTCCTTGGTGTAAACATCGTGAAGGGACAGCCCTCTCCCAGTGCACTCTGATCTGTGAGGGCGTCAAATTATCCTTGTTACacatgagaacatttttttttccgtcatttttcttcctgtgttccCAAAGATGGCCACAGAAAAGGaagcatctatttttaaaactcaataaatCAATGGAGATTAGCACAAGGCTACTCACGTGCAATTCCTGCTTCTTGAGATCTTCTATGTCTGGGAGCTGCCTGGTTGTGAACTCTATCCTGGCTGTGATGCTGTTGATAATTAATTTAATGCTTGGGTAGTCTTTCACGTACGAAATATTATTTACAGAGGGTTGGTGATGATGCTGTTTCGTGTCACTCGGGTTTTCACCGTCCATCAAGCTGGGATTGCTGGGGAAGGCTCCATAATGGAAAGGTGAGGAGATCAGAAGCTCTTGGTGGGCCCCAGAAAGGATGTAAGATGCCATCACCAAGGTCATGATCATCAATCCAAAAACCAGGCTACATCGCTTCCCCTTCTTGAAGCGCAGAAACCTGCCCCAGCTCTCATTGCCCTCAGCCCTCACCTCGAGAACAGCAAGCAAGTTCATCTGCTTACCGTCCACACGAAGCACAATTTTGTTCTCTCCTTTGCACGCGGGGCACTCCGGGTGACTGTGAAGGGGGCCTCCTCCGCAGCCAACCTGCTGTTTGTGCTCGTTGTTGGGCAACAACTGTATGCAGCAATTAATGCAGTGCCTCATGGTAATGCCCTTGGACTGCTGGCCCACAGAGCCATGGGAGAGCCCCTGCGGAGCCCAGATGCATGCAAGTCGCGCTGGGAACACTTTTTAAGGATGTCTTCTGGTTACGTAAGATGGTTTTAAGGCACAAGCAAcggaaacaaatataaaaatgagcaGGAGCCAAAGCACTAGACAGTGAGGAAGTGCCTTCTTTGGTTCGACTCtgaaagacaacaaaaagaagtgaTCTCCAATTGTCATGTCCCGTAAGAGCCGCTGAAACCTCAGAAAAATCCCCAAGTCTGGGAACAATTCTGCCTGCCCTTCAGGTTTTTCCCATGGCACAAGATGAAGGGGAAGAATTCTCGCTGGAGAACACGGAAACATCCAAGGGATGAGAAGAGATCATGGTCTCAGTGAGGGATGGGTTGGCATTCCATCCTTGGAGACGCCCGTGAAGGTTTCTTCTTTTACATCTCGTGTTCCTTTCAAATGTTTCCTCTTCAGGGGGAGCAGAACCTTTAAAATGTCAGACCACCTAAACAACAGAGAAAAGAGGTGTTAGTACCTTATGCGATGATCGCAGTAACCCTGGGATCATCTTCCGAGGAGAGAAGCTCTCTTCCACTCCTGTGTTTCAGCCAGTCTGCTCCGTCGCAAGCAAGTCATGGAAAATCACACAGGATAAAAGGAGACGTTGCAGGTCCTCAGTGCTTGGCTTTGGGGTTCAAGCTCTGCCACCAAATGTGGCTCCGCATATATCCTCTAGCGTCCCAGCCACACCACAGCCAAGTACCAGATCCCCAAATCTCAGGAGTTCACAGTCATTCTCGGATGCATGCAGGGTCAGTGACTGCTTGGACATATCCGTGCTTTTAAATCAACAAAATACCCAAGAAGCAGCCTGGTTAGGATAGGCGCATGCAGagataatatgtttttttttttctctcccaataGCACCAAGAGTCTCTTACCGAGATCTAACCTTTATTACCAGTTTAGGAGGCAAAAGTTAATGAAAATTTAGAAACACTGAAATGATTCTCTCCTTCAGTAGAGTgtatcatataaaaaaaaaaaaaaaaaaccatttgacTTTAAGTTATTAAGCAATTAAATCCAACGTGCAGTATTCTCCTGAGTAACATAACACTCAGACCCTGAAATCATTTTTCACTTTCATCATCCTGGGGAAAACATGATTCTTAAAAATCCATTAACAGAATTCTGTGGTTATAAAATAGATTGTTGCCCAAATGACACTTCTTTGTAGATGTtgtaaaaagagcaaaaaaggaGGCTTAGTTTCCAATAATGGTAGACCACCGTGaactagctgtgtggccctgaGTAAGCCACGTGACCTGTCCAAGCTTTGCCACCCTCCCTAGTAAAATTAGGGTACGAGTATCTCCCTTACGAGCTTGTTGCAAGTACTAAGTTAGTTAATGCACACCAAGAGTTTGCAGAATGCCTACACATAGTTGGCCTCCCCTAAAAGGTAGGCAACGTGAAGACGTGTCATCAGTGACCATTACTATTAGGACTTTTCATGGTCAGTGAAGGCCAAGAACATTTGAAGTGGAATCAAAGATGGGAAATCCTAGCACGTTATTTTTCCTTAGCTCTTGAGAATGAATTACCCCAAAGGGCAGTGGACTCACCTCCGACCTGGCACACACACATACGGCCCTCAAACAATCCTACCTGTCAAGGCGGGATTAACTAACCCTCCATTAAAGCTGCCTTGTATTGGCTGGCAGGCTGAACAACGAGAACTCACTGGCAGaaaccttcccttcccttgaacCCAAAGGCCCACACCTTATCAAAATATGTGGACCAAGCAATAGCCAAGCAACGTTTCCTAAAATGTCTTCCACTGAGTGCTCTGCACGTTGTCAATACCTGCTTTGTGCTTCAATTACTCGGAGAAAAGGGAAGATGGACAAAATCAAACAGACTTCTTTACCAACAAGCCTTTAATACTCTACTGAGCCCTGTGAATCCACAGGAGAGGAATAGAATACACACAATTTCCAAAACATAACCAGCCATGGAATTTTCACTAATGTCGCAAGGAACCAGCTTGAGAAATGCTAGTTAGTGAAGGCTGACATCGGGGTCAGGGCAGTTCTGGGAAGAGCAGAGGAGTCGGGGTGGTGTGGGCGGGGGCGGAGGCAAAGTGCTCTGGAACCAGGCCAACATCCAGGGCTCTGCCGCCCTCTCATCTCTGAGAGCAGTTGGAGGGATGTGACAGGAGCCTCAAGGCTCACATCTCTGCCTCCCATTTGCTCAACCACCCTTGACCCATCACTTGGTACAAACAATTCTtccaaaccaaagaaacaaaagggcAAGATCCCCTACTTGGAAATCCAATCACTAagccaagaaaacatttttttacatgttgAAGACAAGGACAAGCGGGTTAAAAGAAGGCTCCAACCAGGATCCCAGCGGGGAGCGTGTTCGCAcccttctgtgtctctggctgCAGAAAgtctaattagattttttttaaaaacatggtctTTGAAGCTCTAAGGCAAGAATGCACAAAATCCGGACCCGACAGAATGGGCAAAATATTCCCAAACACAAACAAAGGTTTCTTATTACAAACAAAGTAAGTAAACGGGTCTGGGTAGTCGGGGAAGTGGACAGTCTCCACAGGGAGGCTCTGGGACACGGTGAGCCCAGGCATTTGTACCCCTGGGCAGCCTGCCCCCTCCAGCCAGACCGCTACTCCGTCTTGCTTCTTCCACATAAAACAGGGCGCAGAGAACTAGGGCAACAACTCATTCACCTGTCTGTCCTTTTGGCCCGCGGATCCCTTCTGAAGGGTGACTGTGTACCAGGCACCGCTGAAGAAGCCGAGGAGGTGTGGAGACCCAAAGCCAATacgagatgggggcggggggcaacaGAGTAAAAACGACACCTGTGGTCTttgcccccagttcctggcacacggCTTCTAAAACGCTTGGAATTTCCCAAGAGGGGACAGGAGCACCTTTTACCCTTCAGCCACACCTGAGCTTATGCTAAGGAGGTGACTCCTGAATGAAGCCCCAGGGAGCTTCAGgatggggctggtcaccagaatgCCCGAGGCCTTGATTAGCCAGTTAGAAGGCTGGAACTTAGGGTCCCACTTCCTCAACCTCCAGGGAGGAGACGGAGTTAATCATCAAGGAGCAGTGATTTATTATTAGTCATGCCTGTGCAATGAAGCCTCCATGAAAGCCCCCAAATGCCAGGATTCAGAGAGCCTTCTAGTTGGTGGAGATGCTGGCAGGGTGGCTCGtccagagaggaaggcaggaaagctCCACACCTCCTCCCCCCACATCTTGGCCTCTGCTTGTGTTCGGTCTGGCTATTCCTGAGTTGCTTCCTCTATAACAAACTGGTAATGGTAAATAAGGTGCTTTCGTGAATCCTCTGCGTTGTTCTAGTGAATTCTCAGAACTAAGGAGGGCCCTGTGGGAACCTCTGAATTTGTGGCCAGGTCAAACGGAAGTTGGGTAGCCTAGGGACCCAGTATTTGCAAccggcatctgaagtgggggcagtcttgGGGGACGGAACCCTTAATTTGTGGGGTTCGTGTGGGCTCCGGCTAGTTATTActggaattgaattgaattgcaGGGCACCCAGCTGGTGCCTAGGGAGTTGGAGTTGGTGGCAAGGGGGAAACATCCGGGGGACcctctttgaaagaaaatacaaagctaTCTTACATTTACAAGTTTTACCAAAACAGATGGCCAGTAGATAGTATGCAAAATACCCCTTGATGATGTTGATTAAGAAGTCATATGACCATATACCATACACAGCTGGGCCCTTGTACGTGCAGGGCCGGCAGCTTTGAGGCTTCCAGACCAAGCCTTGTGTGGACGCGAGTGGTACAGAAGTGACGGTGACAGGGAGGCCTTTCCCCACCGGGAGATTATATCCTGCCAGGAGTTAGAGGCTACAGGGTAACAGACAATACATGCGACAAACCACAGCGATAAAGGCCACGAAGAAAATACAAAGGGAGCATACAATGAAACCATTAAAACAGGTGTCCGCAGTGCAGCACTAgggctagataattctttgtcatCAGCGGCTTTTCTGTGCCCTGACCTCCACCCCCACTGAGACTTGCAGCCTAACAGTAAAGGGGGTCTAGCAGCACGATGTCCAGGGAAGGCCAGTGGGGACGGGACACCTGAATGGCAAGAAGGAAGCCAGCCACGTGGGACTGGGAGACAGAAGGACCCTGGAAAGGTGAGAAGCCGGGGGTCAAAGCCCAGGGGGACCACCAGGAGGGCAGACTCCTGGGCTTTGGGGCAGGCGAGGGGTAGGAACCAGATGCACGAGGAGGCAGGAGCCAGACTCTGTAGGACCTGGAAGGCAGGAGTCAGGGCTGAGATTCATCCAAGTGCAAAAAAAGGATGCACGTTACATTTTCTCTCAAAAGGATCTTTACAATATGTGTAACTATTAACTAACATAACTCGGTGAAGAAAAATCGAATCAATGTCGCTGTGTTGAAAGGCAAATGGATTGCCGTTGGTGTTCCCGAATTGGCCTTTTCCACGTGCCACAAATTATCCTGAGAACAGTCGCGCAGAGAAACCTAACACTCAGGTGGTTCTTCCTTAAAAAATCAGCAACGCCTTTCCCTTGCACTTGACCTGTCTGGAATGTCCACATTTTGGTGCCAGTCGACTCAGATTAGTCAGGACCCTTGGCACTCCATGCAGGTGCTAAACCAAAGCACTCTGCTATATATTTCAGTGCGATTGCTTCCCAGCCTGGGCTCAATGCTGTGCCCTATGGATGCAGACTGTAATTGTGGGAACTGGTACCACCGTGAGAGATCAGATAACTGGTCCCAAAATAGAAAGCATTCAATTACCCAGCCCTGGCTAGGATGCCCCCTATTAACCTATGTACCCCAAGCATCATTAGCAAGCCATTTATAACAAAATTGTAATTGAGAGACCCAGAAATACCACTTTAGAGTAAGTAATTGAATGCCCCCTCAGTGTAAGATCGATAAAGGGCATCCAATTTCACCCTAGGAAAAACTTATTAAATTATGGTGGCCAGGAGCTGATAGAGCAGAAGAAAGATGTACAAAACTTCAAAAGAAATCTGGATGGAGTTAAATAAATAGCTTCATTTAGGTAGAACATTTACATCTGCCctctgggagaagagagaaaaaaaaaaatagctgattaCGTTATTTTCCTTGActgttttaaggaaaaagatTTGATGGGTCTTAAGTGTCCTTTACTAAAAACACAAGGCTTTCTTCTGATTAGCACGTCTAACTGCTGACATTTCCTTTGGGCTATGTGTGTGCAAAAACATTTCTTCAAGGAATATTCATCAACAAGTGCAAGAAGGAACGTTTTTTCGTATTTAGCTCGAAGACATCAGATTGTCTCTGAGACTGAGAAGCAGCAAGCCTGGAGAGTCCTGTACAAACAACAGGTTACCAGTTCCGACCTTACGCCCGGAGCTTTACGCTTTTGATCACAATGCGGTCAAATCAACAGAATAAAGCTACAACCCTCAATTATCACGCTCACCGTCTACACAGCATAGCGGAAGGAAGACAGTCAGCAGTCCTGCGGGCCAGGATGCCAACGCTGTGTCCACCTGGTGACtgtaggcaagtcacttaagtGATGCGGGCCTCTGTATTCTCAGAAGAAATCCTTGACGGTTACAGATCCCATGCACAGCCCTGGAGCCTGGATACCTGTGGCTTTGACATTGAGCGAGTCATGATACACGTCTCTTCCTGTGTGCCTGGATGTAAATTGGAAATACTCACTGGACCTATACCACAGCATTGCCGTGAGCCTCGAGTGATCAATTCATATGAAGCGTTTAGGAGAGTGGCCCATAGTAAGTGTTAAATAACTATTAGCTATTTTTATACAGACATAGTCCCGGCCCACGAGAAGTATTTGATAAGTAGCAGTCGATTATTCTTTACTGTAGATTACACTGTTGGTTCCAGTTTATTACCCTGCCTCGCATTCTACTCTCCGTCCGTCGCATGAGTGACTTTGCAGCCCCTTCAACGAGCAGAGTGGAATACGTTTCTCCACCCTTTGGCTTCGGGTTGAGACTTGCTCTGGCCCACACAATGAGCAGAGATGACAACGGGCCAGTCCCAAGCCCAGGCCTTAAGACACGTCACGCGTACCCGCCTTGCCCTCTACACCTCTGCCGTCGCCATGGGAAGAGTACAGCGGGCAGTGGCTGATCCGCTAACTGATCCGCTCCTCCGTAGGTTATGAACACGAGGTGTTACTAAGTTAGACCGGTACAACTGGACATTTAGAAGTTCCCCAAAAGTGCGTTTATAGGAGTAAAGTGAATCACGAGCGGTTCAGGCCAAAGGAACTCATCCAGAGACCCAGTGAATCCACTGAATCCATGCGTTTGCCTAATGGAACCCCTTGGCTAACACCAGAAGCAGATATGCCAAAACAGTACCCGCAACCCAGATGGCAGCCGTTCTCAAACAAGACAAAACTGCCCCAATGTCACGCACCAGGTTACTTTCTGGCAAAATGCGTGTTTGTGACAACCACAGCTGTTATGTTTTGTTATCTGGGCAGCTGACCCCATTCTCCCCATTTTTTGATAACGACGCCttcctccccgcctctctctgggACCACTATAATTTCTTCGGTGCCTCCTTGAGCAAACCTTTCCTACAGCCTAATCCTTATGATGTCCTTGCCAGATTTCACCTTTCCTGATGACTGAAACACCTCCTCTGTGCTTTGTCTAAAAGAGAGGTTTTCAATCTGTGTGATATGACCTGCAGTGTCTTCCTGGCGGGCCCAAAATGTGTGTCCTATCCTACACAACACAGGtcgtttttaaaagttattaaaaaaaatttttttttggggcgcctgggtggcgcagtcggttaagcgtccgacttcagccaggtcacgatctcgcggtccgtgagttcgagccccgcgtcgggctctgggctgatggctcagagcctggagcctgtttccgattctgtgtctccctctctctctgcccctcccccgttcatgctctgtctctctctgtcccaaaaataaataaacgttgaaaaaaaaaaattttttttttaaaaaaaatttttttttgttaatgtttatttagttttgagagagagagaaacagagcacaagcaggggaggttcagagaatctgaggcaggcttcaggctgtgagctgtcagcacagagcccaacgtggggctggaatttgcgaaccgtgagattatgacctgagccgaagtcagacatttaaccaactgagccacccaggcgcccctaaaagttatttttaaagtatacttgactgtaggggtgcctgggtggctcagtcagttaagcatcaactcttgatttaggctcaggtcatgttcttagaGCTCGTGGGATCGAGaccccatctggctctgtgcagacagtgggaagcctgcttgggattctctctctccctccctctctctctgccccttccccattcatgcactcgctcacactctctcaaaagaaacattgttaaaaagttaaagcaTACCTGACTGCATATTAAGTTCATCATCAACACTGTATGTGTTAATAATGACTACTTCCCATGCCTTACAgtatagaaaatatattccagACTATTCTTTCATTCCATAAAATACATTCGTAAGAAACTGGCATTTCTGCTGTGATCAGATCTCCACAGGAGGCAGCCAACTCCTCCCCTGCATCTGGCCTAGAGGCCCGGTGATTTGCAACTTGCTAGAAAGTTTGGATGTAGCAAAACATGTTCTCTGAGCAGTGCAAACAAAGGGTTTCAGGCCttggagtcaggcagacctgCATTTCCTTCCCACTCAATTCCTTGCCAGCTTTGTGATGGCAGGCAACTGACTTAACCATTCTGGgactttatttcctcatctgtacaatgggagtGAAACCATCAGTGCTGCCTAGTGTGGATGTGAAGAGGAAATGAGATCATGTCTATAAAATGCTCACTCCAGCATCTGGCAAACTTCAGTATATGGCAGGTGTCCTTTCCTTATTGGGGACGCCCTCTGGCCCTCACTCCAGGCCCACTTGTATACAGAATTCTAGGCTCGGGTATCCGATTTTCCCGTCTGCAACTACTCTGAAGCAATGAATCAGAAGAGGCACGTGACAGcgagaggcaggcacagagaagtcagcCAGGT from Leopardus geoffroyi isolate Oge1 chromosome D2, O.geoffroyi_Oge1_pat1.0, whole genome shotgun sequence carries:
- the CHST15 gene encoding carbohydrate sulfotransferase 15 produces the protein MRHCINCCIQLLPNNEHKQQVGCGGGPLHSHPECPACKGENKIVLRVDGKQMNLLAVLEVRAEGNESWGRFLRFKKGKRCSLVFGLMIMTLVMASYILSGAHQELLISSPFHYGAFPSNPSLMDGENPSDTKQHHHQPSVNNISYVKDYPSIKLIINSITARIEFTTRQLPDIEDLKKQELHMFSVIPNKFLPNSKSPCWYEEFTGRNTTDPYLTNSYVLYSKRFRSTFDALRKAFWGHLSHASGKHFRLRCLPRFYIIGQPKCGTTDLYDRLRLHPEVKFSAIKEPHWWTRKRFGIVRLRDGLRDRYPVEDYLDLFDLAAHQIHQGLQASSAEEQSRMTRIIIGEASASTMWDNNAWTFFYDNSTDGEPPFLTQDFIHAFQPDAKLIVMLRDPVERLYSDYLYFASSNKSADDFHEKVTEALQLFENCMLDYSLRACVYNNTLNNAMPVRLQVGLYAVYLLDWLTVFNKEQFLVLRLEDHASNVKYTMHRVFQFLNLGPLGEKQETLMTKSPASNARRPEDRNLGPMWPVTQKILQDFYGPFNARLAQVLADEAFAWKKT